AAAGCGTGCCGGCGCGCGCATCACGCTGCGAATGATATAATGAAAGGGTAACATGGTTTTGGTAGTTTTTCAGCTGCGAAGCGCGCTGACGATGGGTCGTGTTGCAGACATCACTGCAGGCCAGAGAGAGGCGAGCAATGCGAGCAGAAGTGCGAGTCCGGTAGCGGTCAGGGCCACTTGAAGGTCAGGACGAAGTGCAAGCGTCAGTCCTTCATTTCCAAAGGTAAAACGCTGGCTTTCGAAGAAAGCAATCGCACCCAAAATGCCCACAAGACTACCCCCCAACCCGAGCATGACTCCTTCGCTGAGCATGAGCACCCCCGTGCTCAATCGCTGAAATCCCAGGGTCTGCAGCACGGCGGTTTCTTTCACACGGGACCGTGCAATCAAGACCAAAGCATTGCCGACCAGGGCAACCACCGCAATTGCTGCACCTATACCCAACCAGCGCGTGAACCCTATCAGCTGGATCATGTCCTTCGCCGTCTGAGCAAAAAAGGCCTTTTCAGGACGGGTGTGCGTCGGGGCAGAGTCGGATTTGAACAGCGCATCAATCTCCACTGCGACTCGTTCGAGTTGATCCGAACTTTCCACTTTGACGTTAAACTGAGTCACGGTTCCCAACCCTTTGTTCGATGCCTGTTGCAAGAAGGGCAAGTGCACGTAGGCCACATTATTGTCCTGTGGATGCGGTGAGCGAATCACTCCTGAAACATAGGTATTCACTCCCACCGCCTCAAAACGGTCC
Above is a genomic segment from Puniceicoccaceae bacterium containing:
- a CDS encoding ABC transporter permease, with the translated sequence MNAVKLLLSLIALAAKQVMRHRTRSLLTLVGVASGMFLFTAVETMQQSLRVVTEGAAADTTLIVYRENRFCPATSRLPEHYGSEIRRIDGVREVVPTQIVVNNCGASLDVITFRGVPPENLTRFNPDLQIVSGSIEDWKQRTDGALIGENFAARRGLQPGDRFEAVGVNTYVSGVIRSPHPQDNNVAYVHLPFLQQASNKGLGTVTQFNVKVESSDQLERVAVEIDALFKSDSAPTHTRPEKAFFAQTAKDMIQLIGFTRWLGIGAAIAVVALVGNALVLIARSRVKETAVLQTLGFQRLSTGVLMLSEGVMLGLGGSLVGILGAIAFFESQRFTFGNEGLTLALRPDLQVALTATGLALLLALLASLWPAVMSATRPIVSALRS